The Pseudodesulfovibrio sp. zrk46 genome contains a region encoding:
- the divK gene encoding DVU0259 family response regulator domain-containing protein, whose translation MSRKILIIDDDPYIVKYLVDILQDDGFETCTASNVEEAIGLLKQEKPDLVTLDLEMPNEWGPRFYRKMVQDPEYKDTPVIVVSGLSGIHLAIKNAVASFKKPFNPKELLEAIRNTLES comes from the coding sequence ATGTCTCGCAAAATTCTCATCATCGACGACGATCCGTACATCGTCAAATATCTCGTTGATATCCTTCAGGACGACGGGTTCGAAACCTGCACCGCATCCAATGTGGAGGAGGCCATCGGTCTGCTCAAGCAGGAAAAGCCCGATCTCGTCACCCTGGATCTTGAAATGCCCAATGAGTGGGGCCCGCGCTTCTATCGCAAGATGGTGCAGGACCCCGAATACAAGGACACTCCCGTCATCGTGGTCAGCGGCCTTTCCGGCATTCATCTGGCCATCAAGAACGCTGTGGCGTCCTTCAAAAAGCCCTTCAATCCCAAGGAACTCCTCGAAGCAATTCGCAACACCCTGGAGTCCTAG
- a CDS encoding response regulator, which yields MPMTEATKKVLVVDDEMNMRLFLKTLLETSGYEPHLARNAREGLELAWELKPDLIVLDVMMPGEGGLVMYQGLQEDEELKKVPVIMLSAVGADTFSHALKIMGVGHASYPDPFAYVQKPPVPDEIKKIIDHALA from the coding sequence ATGCCCATGACTGAAGCCACCAAGAAAGTCCTGGTAGTGGACGACGAGATGAACATGCGGCTCTTTCTCAAGACGCTGCTCGAGACCAGCGGTTACGAGCCTCACCTGGCTCGTAACGCCCGCGAGGGACTCGAGCTCGCCTGGGAACTGAAGCCGGACCTGATCGTACTCGACGTCATGATGCCGGGAGAGGGTGGGCTGGTTATGTATCAGGGGCTGCAGGAAGATGAGGAACTGAAGAAGGTGCCGGTCATCATGCTCTCCGCAGTGGGGGCCGACACCTTCAGCCATGCCCTGAAAATTATGGGTGTGGGACATGCCTCGTATCCGGACCCCTTTGCATACGTCCAGAAGCCGCCCGTTCCGGACGAGATCAAGAAGATCATCGACCATGCGTTGGCGTGA
- a CDS encoding universal stress protein — translation MFDNILFATSGSPVCDSPAKIAFDLAEREDAELLLFHVLGVPSRGFSVEVTDVRTGDREDLGEDYEAWVREELSNTYDNQLKLYGEKTRIMTTVGVPSTEILRLARKESTDMIVMGANTRPEEGGGRYRAIMGNTMMTVAKRARCPVLIVNRPCNTCWNLFSSIVYCTDFSKAADYAFTFALKVAKDIGCPLHIFHSVNINALGGKPTQEEIEQEIAAAKKKIEEKYLSQVGDFNMVEVDVREGAPHVEILKYAREKEGDLIVMAHHSKDVPAEEAEIGTTLEEVVLRSACPVASVNHPDWIVD, via the coding sequence ATGTTTGACAATATCTTGTTTGCGACCAGTGGTTCTCCGGTATGTGACAGCCCGGCCAAGATCGCTTTTGACCTTGCCGAGCGCGAAGATGCGGAACTGTTACTCTTCCACGTTCTCGGCGTCCCGTCCCGCGGGTTCAGCGTCGAGGTTACCGATGTCCGCACCGGTGATCGTGAAGATCTGGGCGAGGATTATGAAGCCTGGGTCCGTGAAGAGCTCAGCAACACCTACGACAATCAGCTCAAGCTGTACGGCGAAAAGACCCGTATCATGACCACGGTCGGTGTACCGTCCACCGAGATTCTCCGCCTTGCCCGCAAGGAAAGCACGGATATGATCGTCATGGGCGCCAACACCCGTCCTGAAGAGGGTGGCGGACGTTACCGCGCCATCATGGGCAACACCATGATGACCGTAGCCAAGCGTGCCCGCTGTCCGGTCCTGATCGTCAATCGTCCGTGCAACACCTGTTGGAACCTTTTCTCCAGCATCGTGTACTGCACCGACTTCTCCAAGGCCGCAGATTACGCCTTCACCTTTGCGTTGAAGGTCGCCAAGGACATCGGATGTCCTCTGCATATCTTCCATTCCGTGAATATCAATGCGCTGGGCGGCAAGCCTACGCAGGAAGAGATCGAGCAGGAAATCGCCGCAGCCAAGAAGAAGATCGAAGAAAAGTACCTTTCCCAGGTTGGCGACTTCAACATGGTCGAAGTGGACGTGCGTGAAGGCGCTCCCCACGTCGAGATTCTGAAGTACGCTCGCGAGAAGGAAGGCGATCTCATCGTTATGGCGCACCACTCCAAGGACGTGCCCGCTGAAGAAGCTGAGATCGGTACCACTCTGGAAGAGGTTGTATTGCGCTCCGCCTGTCCGGTGGCCAGTGTCAATCATCCCGACTGGATTGTCGACTAA
- the tmcA gene encoding acidic tetraheme cytochrome c3 TmcA: MKKKQKIQLLAFMAMIAALMVVYMAPVAFSQDDMTQVPVDAFGKLERPQVAFEHDAHNEKAELEDCVVCHHSKTDDGKRDMENSSEGETCESCHAVKRSDGGTPLMRAYHRQCIDCHKKSLKGPVACGECHKK, from the coding sequence ATGAAGAAGAAACAGAAGATTCAGCTCCTGGCCTTCATGGCGATGATTGCCGCCCTGATGGTTGTCTACATGGCACCCGTCGCCTTTTCCCAGGATGACATGACACAGGTACCGGTTGATGCCTTCGGCAAACTGGAGCGACCGCAGGTCGCATTCGAGCACGATGCTCACAATGAAAAAGCCGAACTCGAAGATTGCGTGGTCTGCCACCACAGCAAAACTGACGACGGCAAACGCGACATGGAGAACTCCAGCGAAGGCGAGACCTGTGAATCCTGCCACGCTGTGAAACGCTCCGACGGCGGCACCCCGCTGATGCGCGCTTACCACCGTCAGTGCATCGATTGCCACAAGAAGTCCCTCAAGGGACCCGTGGCCTGCGGCGAATGCCATAAGAAGTAA